The proteins below come from a single Aquarana catesbeiana isolate 2022-GZ linkage group LG12, ASM4218655v1, whole genome shotgun sequence genomic window:
- the BCL2L1 gene encoding bcl-2-like protein 1, with protein MEGGNKNLIKKFVCQKLWRKGFDPDCCADIQSEVFANGTTPTEQAGTRPGGIPQGPVAEKVLQTLLEASEEFELRYRRAFNDLACQLHITPDTAYQSFEQVVQELFRDGINWGRIVAFFCFGGALCFESADKEMVELLPRIIQWMTTYLDSSLEPWIQENGGWEDFVILYGNDAAANTRRSQERFGRWLLTGVTLAGAILLASYLIRR; from the exons ATGGAAGGAGGCAACAAAAATCTCATCAAAAAATTTGTGTGCCAAAAACTGTGGAGGAAAGGCTTCGACCCCGATTGCTGCGCAGACATCCAGTCTGAGGTCTTTGCCAATGGCACCACCCCCACGGAGCAAGCGGGAACCCGCCCAGGAGGAATTCCGCAGGGACCCGTGGCTGAAAAAGTGCTGCAAACTTTGCTGGAAGCGTCCGAAGAATTCGAACTGAGGTACAGGCGTGCGTTTAACGACCTGGCTTGCCAGCTGCACATCACCCCAGACACGGCCTATCAAAGCTTCGAGCAGGTGGTGCAGGAACTGTTTAGGGATGGCATAAACTGGGGGCGCATCGTGGCTTTCTTCTGTTTTGGGGGGGCGCTGTGTTTTGAGAGCGCAGATAAGGAAATGGTGGAACTTCTGCCTAGGATTATTCAATGGATGACGACATATCTGGATTCATCTTTAGAGCCCTGGATACAAGAGAACGGAGGCTGG GAAGACTTTGTCATTCTATATGGAAACGACGCAGCCGCCAACACCAGGAGAAGCCAAGAACGCTTCGGGAGGTGGCTCCTGACGGGGGTGACGCTGGCAGGCGCCATCCTACTGGCCTCTTACCTCATCCGCAGATAG